The nucleotide sequence CTGACCTCGACGGTCACCCCTTCGCTGCGCGACTTCAAGCCCAGGATCTTCGGCACGATCTCGTCGGCATCGCCAGGTGTCGGCAGCCGCGCATCGACCTCGGCATAGGCTTCCTCGGCGATCACGTTCGGACGCGTGCCGCCGCGGACGACGCCGACATTCACCGTGATGCCGCGTTCGGTGTCATTGAGCGCTTCGAGTGCGTGGATCACGTTGGCGAGTTCGCGGATCGCACTGCGTCCATCCTGTGGGCGCGTGCCGGCATGCGCAGGAATGCCGCGGATCGACACGTCGAAGCGGGCCACGCCCTTGCGGCCGGTGACGATCTTGCCACCATCGCGCGCCGGCTCGGTGACCAGCACATATTTGGCCTTGCGGCCTTCGTCCTCGATCAGCGCACGCGACGTCGGACTGCCGATCTCCTCGTCGGAGACGAACAAATGAGTAATGCCGAGCGGCGTTGTCTCGCCGGCGGTGCAGAGTTGGCGGAAGGCGTGATAGGCGAGATAAGCGCCGCCCTTCATGTCGTAGATGCCGGGGCCGTAAGCGATGTCGCCATCGATCGAGAACGGCAGGCGCTCGATGAAGCCGAGCGGATGCACCGTGTCGAGATGACTCAGCACGAGGATGCCCGGCTCGTTCTGTCCCCATGAGGAGCGCACCACCAGATGATCGCCGCAGCCATCGCGCCCCGCGATCCGCTCCAGCGCGACATCGAGCCCGCGATAGCCGTCGGCGACCACCGAGGCCAGTCGGTTGACCTGATCGGGGGCGTCAGTCGGGGTCTCGATCTCGACCCATTGCCGGATGCCATCGAGAATTGTGCGACTATCGAACGGATTGACTGTGGTGGTCATGAGTTTCGGTCAGGAGTTCTTGATGGTTAGCGAAAGGTATCAAATGGAGGGCGTTGACGCGCGAATCTCGGCCGGCGTTGCTGCCCGCTGCCGGGCGCCACATGCGCACAAAATGATTTAGAGCGCGACAGCGTTTCCCGAAGGGGAGCCATCGCGCTCTAATGATCATCATCCAACTTGTCTATCGGCTCATCGGCATTGCGGAACACGAGCCGTATCCGCAACGTCCGCAAAGCTGGCTTCGCTCATGGCCCCCCGGAGGCGCTGACATTCATATGAGAAGCGTTCATATGAGAGCGGTCGCAATAGGAATGTCAGCGCCAGCGCATCAGCGTGGCTCAGCTCTAGCCCTCTTCCGGTGCCTCGCGATCAGCGATCTGCTCGACCAGGTCGACGATGCTGCGGCGAAGCTTGGAGTCGTGGATCCGCGTGAATGCGCGGGTCAACGCCAGTCCTTCAGAGGTTGCCAGGAAATCAGACACATAGGCCGGAGAGGCGCCCTCGCCGAAAGCTTCACCATTGGTCCCACCACTCGGGACGCCTTCGAACAGGAACGAGACAGGGACCTGCAGGACTTCTGAGATCTGCTGGATCCGGCTGGCGCCGACTCGATTGGTGCCTTTTTCGTACTTCTGTATCTGCTGGAACGTGAGTCCGAGAGCCTCACCAAGTTTTTCCTGGCTCATGCCCAACATGATACGGCGCATCCGCACCCGGCTGCCGACATGCTTGTCAACAGGGTTGGGCGCTTTCGTCGACATCTCTCAACTCCTTGAATCAGGGCCTCGGAACGAGGCGATCGCAGTATGCCTCAGGCGCTCACACCGTCAATTTCTGCTCGCATGTCGTACTAACGATGGACGGTCGAGCAGCGAACTGAGCGGATCATGCTGCCGCGCGAGAATGCGAATTGCAGCAGCTATCTGTCAACACTTGGGGTTTTGGATGTCAAAAAAAATCTTACGCACCCGGAAAGAATTCAGATCTTGCTGCCGTCAGGGAAGCTTTTGAGCAACACGTCTGCGAACGACCGTGCTCAGGGCGAGCACTAACAGAATGGCCACAGGGATATCGCCAAATCTCGCATAAATAGAGGGCTGCAGCGCAACAGGCAGCGCGTAATCCAGCACGCCTTCCGCGCCGAGAGATAGTTGCGCGACGATGCGGCCGACAGGATCGATCACTGCGGAGATGCCCGTGTTCGCTGATCGAACTAATGGAAGTCCCTGTTCGATCGCGCGCCACTGCGCCTGCTGCAGATGCTGATGAGGACCAGTCGATATGCCGAACCAGCCGTCATTTGTGAGATTAACAATCCAGCCCGGTCGCTCCTCGTGCGGCACACTATCACTCGGAAAGATGGCCTCGTAGCAGATCAAAGGAAGAACACGCGGTGCGTGTGGCACGTCCAGGTTGCGTCGCATGGTGCCTGCAATGAAGCCGCCCTGCACGCGCGTCAGCTGCTCCAGCCCGATCCGCTCGAGAAGATTCTGGAACGGCAGGAACTCGCCGAACGGCACCAGATGAAGCTTGTCGTAGACCGAGAGCACGGTGCCGTCGTGGTCGATCACATAGATCGAATTGTAGGCACGGGTGATCGGCGTGGTCCGCGGGCCGTCCGGGGCGCGCACTGAACCGGTGATCAGCACCGTCCCGGGCGATAGCAGGTCGGCGATCTGGCCCATGGCGTCGGCTTCGCGGGTCAGGAAGAACGGAAATGCCGATTCAGGCCAGATCAGGACATTGGTATCGCGCACGCCGGTCGCCTTCGGCCCCGTGGCGCGGTCGGACAGCGCCAGATAGTGCCGCATGACCTCGGCCTTGGCGCCGTAGTTGAATTTGACGTCCTGCTGCAGGTTGGGCTGCATGATCCGCAGCTTGAGATCGGGGACGAAGGCGGTCGGGTGCTGGCCCAGCCGGATGGCGCCGAACACGCCCATCACGATCAGCAGCGCGCCGGCTGCGGCCGGAACCTGCC is from Bradyrhizobium sp. ORS 285 and encodes:
- a CDS encoding M20 family metallopeptidase, which encodes MTTTVNPFDSRTILDGIRQWVEIETPTDAPDQVNRLASVVADGYRGLDVALERIAGRDGCGDHLVVRSSWGQNEPGILVLSHLDTVHPLGFIERLPFSIDGDIAYGPGIYDMKGGAYLAYHAFRQLCTAGETTPLGITHLFVSDEEIGSPTSRALIEDEGRKAKYVLVTEPARDGGKIVTGRKGVARFDVSIRGIPAHAGTRPQDGRSAIRELANVIHALEALNDTERGITVNVGVVRGGTRPNVIAEEAYAEVDARLPTPGDADEIVPKILGLKSRSEGVTVEVRGEVNRPPYVKGNAGAALFEHARTLAEELGFDLVDTYTGGGSDGNFTAPFTATLDGLGVDGKGAHTHYEQMFISSIEPRARLLHRLYQTLR
- a CDS encoding helix-turn-helix domain-containing protein encodes the protein MSTKAPNPVDKHVGSRVRMRRIMLGMSQEKLGEALGLTFQQIQKYEKGTNRVGASRIQQISEVLQVPVSFLFEGVPSGGTNGEAFGEGASPAYVSDFLATSEGLALTRAFTRIHDSKLRRSIVDLVEQIADREAPEEG
- the lnt gene encoding apolipoprotein N-acyltransferase, translated to MMRDLAASVVLAWGWRRAAIALAAGAVSALAMAPSNAWPVLAVTFPVMVWLIDGAAAGRRRGIPAAALTGFCFGMGYFVPGLYWIGNAFLVDADTFAWLMPFAVLGLPAYLSLFPALGFALARLLWTRDSSRILALAACLTASEWLRGHALTGFPWNTFGYALSQPLALAQSASLIGIWGMTFLTIAIFASPAVLIDGKSWRQRWQVPAAAGALLIVMGVFGAIRLGQHPTAFVPDLKLRIMQPNLQQDVKFNYGAKAEVMRHYLALSDRATGPKATGVRDTNVLIWPESAFPFFLTREADAMGQIADLLSPGTVLITGSVRAPDGPRTTPITRAYNSIYVIDHDGTVLSVYDKLHLVPFGEFLPFQNLLERIGLEQLTRVQGGFIAGTMRRNLDVPHAPRVLPLICYEAIFPSDSVPHEERPGWIVNLTNDGWFGISTGPHQHLQQAQWRAIEQGLPLVRSANTGISAVIDPVGRIVAQLSLGAEGVLDYALPVALQPSIYARFGDIPVAILLVLALSTVVRRRVAQKLP